A genomic stretch from Pseudomonas sp. MUP55 includes:
- a CDS encoding NAD(P)-dependent oxidoreductase produces the protein MTTTTPAPFNRILLTGAAGGLGKVLRERMRPYAQVLRLSDIADMAPAAAHEEVQTCDLSDKQAVHHLVEGVDAILHFGGVSVERPFEEVLGANISGIFHIYEAARRHGVKRVIFASSNHVIGFYKQGEKLDAHSPRRPDSYYGLSKSYGEDMASFYFDRYGIETVSIRIGSSFPEPQNRRMMHTWLSFDDLTQLLERALYTPNVGHTVVYGVSDNLDTWWDNRYAAHLGFAPKDSSEVFRAQVETQPPVADNDPAKIYQGGAFCAAGPFGD, from the coding sequence ATGACCACCACTACCCCCGCTCCCTTCAACCGCATCCTGCTCACCGGCGCCGCCGGTGGCCTGGGTAAAGTCCTGCGCGAACGCATGCGCCCCTACGCCCAGGTGCTGCGCCTGTCGGACATCGCCGACATGGCCCCCGCCGCTGCCCATGAAGAAGTGCAGACCTGCGATCTGTCCGACAAACAAGCCGTGCACCACCTGGTGGAAGGCGTCGATGCAATCCTGCATTTCGGTGGCGTGTCGGTGGAGCGCCCCTTTGAAGAAGTGCTTGGCGCGAACATCAGCGGCATTTTCCATATCTACGAAGCCGCGCGCCGTCATGGGGTCAAGCGCGTGATCTTCGCCAGCTCCAACCACGTGATCGGTTTCTACAAACAGGGCGAAAAACTCGACGCCCACTCGCCACGTCGTCCGGACAGCTACTACGGCCTGTCCAAGTCCTACGGCGAAGACATGGCGAGTTTCTACTTCGACCGCTACGGCATCGAGACCGTGAGCATCCGTATTGGCTCCTCGTTCCCGGAACCGCAGAACCGCCGGATGATGCACACCTGGCTGAGCTTCGACGACCTGACCCAGCTGCTCGAACGCGCGCTGTACACGCCGAACGTGGGTCACACCGTGGTCTACGGCGTGTCGGATAACCTGGACACCTGGTGGGACAACCGCTACGCCGCCCACCTGGGTTTTGCGCCCAAGGACAGCTCCGAAGTGTTCCGCGCCCAGGTTGAGACCCAGCCGCCGGTGGCGGACAACGACCCGGCAAAAATCTACCAGGGCGGCGCGTTCTGCGCGGCGGGACCCTTCGGTGACTGA
- a CDS encoding OprD family porin — MSQFARNSSYRLGLISLSSLAFTLPLTAHADGFVDDAKATLNLRNAYFNRNFTNPTNAQGKAEEWTQNFILDARSGYTRGTVGFGIDVLGLYSQKLDGGKGTAGTQLLPVHDDGRPADNFGRLGVALKTKLSKTELKVGEWMPVLPILRSDDGRSLPQTFRGGQVTSNEIAGLTLYGGQFRGNSPRNDASMEDMFMNGKAAFTSDRFNFGGGEYTFNDKRTQVGLWYAELTDIYQQQYLNLTHSQPVGDWTLGANLGFFNGKEDGSALAGDLDNKTAFALLSAKYNGNTFYVGLQKLTGDSVWMRINGTSGGTLANDSYNSSYDNAKEKSWQVRHDFNFVVLGIPGLTMMNRYISGSNVHTGAITDGKEWGRESELAYTVQSGALKDLNVKWRNSTMRRDFSNNEFDENRIFISYPISLL; from the coding sequence GTGAGTCAATTCGCCCGCAATTCCTCCTACCGCCTCGGCCTCATCAGCCTCAGCAGCCTCGCGTTCACCCTGCCGCTCACGGCCCACGCCGATGGGTTTGTCGACGACGCCAAAGCCACGCTCAACCTGCGCAACGCCTACTTCAACCGCAACTTCACCAACCCCACCAATGCCCAGGGCAAGGCCGAAGAATGGACGCAGAACTTCATTCTGGACGCCCGGTCCGGCTACACCCGTGGCACGGTAGGGTTCGGCATTGACGTACTGGGCTTGTATTCGCAGAAGCTCGATGGCGGCAAAGGCACCGCGGGCACCCAGCTGCTGCCGGTGCATGATGACGGTCGCCCCGCCGACAACTTCGGACGCCTGGGCGTTGCGTTGAAAACCAAGCTGTCGAAGACGGAATTGAAGGTCGGCGAGTGGATGCCGGTGTTGCCGATCCTGCGCTCCGATGACGGCCGCTCCCTGCCCCAGACATTTCGTGGCGGCCAGGTGACGTCCAACGAGATTGCCGGCCTGACCCTCTACGGCGGCCAGTTCCGCGGCAACAGCCCGCGCAACGACGCGAGCATGGAAGACATGTTCATGAACGGCAAAGCCGCGTTCACCTCCGACCGGTTCAACTTCGGCGGTGGCGAATACACCTTCAACGACAAGCGCACCCAGGTCGGCCTGTGGTACGCCGAGCTCACCGATATCTACCAGCAGCAGTACCTCAACCTCACCCACAGCCAGCCGGTCGGCGACTGGACCCTGGGCGCCAACCTCGGTTTCTTCAATGGCAAGGAAGACGGCAGCGCGCTGGCCGGCGACCTCGATAACAAGACCGCCTTCGCCCTGCTGTCGGCCAAGTACAACGGCAACACCTTCTACGTGGGCCTGCAGAAACTCACCGGCGACAGCGTGTGGATGCGCATCAACGGCACCAGCGGCGGCACGCTGGCCAACGACAGCTACAACTCCAGCTACGACAATGCCAAGGAAAAATCCTGGCAGGTGCGCCACGACTTCAACTTCGTGGTGCTGGGCATTCCCGGGTTGACCATGATGAACCGCTACATCAGCGGCAGTAACGTGCACACCGGAGCAATCACCGATGGCAAGGAATGGGGCCGCGAGTCGGAACTGGCCTACACCGTGCAAAGCGGTGCGCTGAAGGACTTGAACGTGAAATGGCGCAACTCGACCATGCGTCGGGACTTCAGCAATAACGAATTCGACGAAAACCGGATCTTCATCAGCTATCCAATTTCGTTGCTTTAA